Proteins from a genomic interval of Rhodothermus marinus:
- a CDS encoding NAD-dependent epimerase/dehydratase family protein gives MRRLLVTGSSGLIGSEVATYFSYRGWDVHGVDNNMRAFFFGPEGDTRWNQRRLEETLPRFTHHELDIRDRQGVLELIETLRPDAIVHAAAQPSHDKAAQIPFEDFDVNAVGTLNLLEATRRYAPEAVFVHMSTNKVYGDAPNELPLVELEKRWDYADPAYYNGIPETFRIDQSKHSIFGASKVAADIMVQEYGRYFGMKTCCLRGGCLTGPNHSGVELHGFLSYLIKCNVTGRKYTIYGYKGKQVRDNIHSYDVARFIECFIEEPRVAEVYNLGGGRGNSCSILEAFEMIEALSGRKMIYDYVDKAREGDHICYISDLTKMKTHYPQWDITKKLPDIFEEIYRGWVERMKAGQAA, from the coding sequence ATGCGCAGACTGCTGGTAACCGGATCGTCGGGACTGATCGGCTCCGAAGTGGCCACGTACTTTTCTTATCGGGGCTGGGATGTACATGGTGTGGACAACAACATGCGGGCGTTTTTCTTCGGGCCGGAGGGAGACACGCGCTGGAACCAGCGCCGGCTCGAAGAGACGCTTCCGCGCTTCACGCATCACGAACTGGACATCCGCGACCGGCAGGGCGTGCTCGAACTGATCGAAACGCTGCGCCCGGATGCCATCGTACATGCGGCCGCTCAGCCCTCGCACGACAAGGCGGCCCAGATTCCGTTCGAGGACTTCGACGTCAATGCCGTCGGGACGCTCAACCTGCTGGAGGCCACGCGGCGCTATGCGCCCGAGGCCGTGTTCGTGCACATGTCCACGAACAAGGTCTACGGCGATGCGCCCAACGAATTGCCGCTTGTCGAACTGGAAAAGCGCTGGGACTACGCCGATCCGGCCTATTACAACGGCATCCCGGAGACCTTCCGGATCGACCAGTCGAAGCACTCCATCTTCGGCGCCTCCAAGGTGGCGGCCGACATCATGGTGCAGGAATACGGCCGCTACTTCGGCATGAAGACCTGCTGCCTGCGCGGCGGCTGTCTGACCGGCCCCAATCACTCGGGCGTGGAGCTGCACGGCTTTCTGAGTTATCTGATCAAATGCAACGTAACCGGTCGCAAGTACACGATTTACGGCTACAAGGGCAAGCAGGTGCGGGATAACATCCATTCCTACGATGTGGCCCGGTTCATCGAGTGCTTCATCGAAGAACCCCGCGTGGCCGAGGTGTACAATCTGGGCGGCGGCCGGGGGAACAGTTGCTCGATCCTGGAAGCCTTCGAGATGATCGAGGCGCTTTCGGGCAGAAAAATGATCTACGACTACGTGGATAAAGCGCGCGAGGGCGATCACATTTGCTACATTTCGGATCTGACCAAAATGAAAACCCACTACCCGCAGTGGGACATCACGAAGAAGCTGCCGGACATTTTCGAGGAGATCTACCGGGGATGGGTCGAGCGCATGAAAGCCGGACAGGCGGCCTGA
- a CDS encoding glycosyltransferase family 4 protein has translation MGRAHESRTGGLIAFVQPFGLRDSSGGGRILRALLQEAPVPFLSICTSVRPPAPPPFGREVHLPPRPYFGRIEATRFARYLRWIAEWRRPAFERALERTILEAGATAIHAIPHGEAFWQAFQVAERYGLPYFLNVHDDMRYNLAGHPKLNFLMDRLAYVWQRATGRIVISEAMGEAYCRWFGRLPYEIVTDGLPDELPEAPRPRPEGRAVVYFMGALHLSYHPNFRVLAEALDRLRARRPDWEVSFVTRGSRTPVRPRTVPVQELPYAPEAEVARDLDRVDVLYMPLPFGAQYSWFTRYSLSTKLVTYLGSGLPILYHGPEDAAAAQLLARYGAAVQVHELEADALCRGIEQALEARDELVAGALRLARERFRLSDQRARFWKLLAGVPVEASTD, from the coding sequence ATGGGTCGAGCGCATGAAAGCCGGACAGGCGGCCTGATCGCCTTTGTGCAGCCGTTCGGGTTGCGCGACAGCAGCGGTGGCGGACGCATTCTGCGGGCCCTGTTGCAGGAGGCACCGGTGCCGTTTCTGAGCATCTGCACGAGCGTGCGGCCGCCGGCACCGCCGCCGTTCGGGCGCGAGGTGCATCTGCCCCCCCGGCCGTACTTCGGACGCATCGAAGCGACGCGCTTTGCCCGTTACCTGCGCTGGATTGCCGAGTGGCGGCGGCCGGCCTTCGAACGAGCGCTGGAGCGAACGATTCTGGAGGCCGGTGCGACGGCCATCCATGCCATTCCCCACGGCGAGGCGTTCTGGCAGGCATTTCAGGTGGCCGAGCGGTACGGCCTGCCGTATTTTCTGAACGTGCACGACGACATGCGCTACAACCTGGCCGGTCACCCGAAGCTGAACTTTCTGATGGACCGGCTGGCGTACGTCTGGCAGCGGGCTACCGGACGGATCGTGATCTCTGAAGCCATGGGGGAGGCCTATTGCCGGTGGTTCGGCCGCCTGCCCTATGAGATTGTCACCGACGGGTTGCCCGACGAACTGCCCGAAGCGCCGCGGCCGCGTCCGGAAGGGCGGGCCGTGGTCTATTTCATGGGCGCGCTGCATCTGTCCTACCATCCGAACTTCCGTGTGCTGGCCGAGGCGCTCGACAGGCTCCGGGCACGACGACCCGACTGGGAAGTGTCCTTTGTGACCCGGGGAAGCCGGACGCCCGTTCGTCCCCGGACCGTCCCGGTGCAGGAACTGCCCTACGCGCCGGAGGCCGAGGTGGCGCGCGATCTGGATCGCGTGGACGTGCTTTACATGCCGCTGCCGTTCGGCGCGCAGTACAGCTGGTTTACGCGCTACAGTCTGTCGACCAAACTGGTGACGTACCTGGGGAGCGGTCTGCCGATCCTGTATCACGGCCCCGAGGATGCGGCCGCGGCGCAACTGCTGGCCCGTTATGGAGCGGCCGTGCAGGTGCACGAGCTGGAGGCGGACGCCCTGTGTCGGGGCATCGAACAGGCGCTGGAAGCCCGGGACGAACTCGTCGCCGGGGCGTTACGTCTGGCACGCGAGCGATTCCGGCTTTCGGATCAGCGCGCGCGTTTCTGGAAGTTGCTGGCCGGGGTTCCGGTCGAGGCATCCACAGACTGA
- a CDS encoding glycosyltransferase family 4 protein: MRIGLLFPALPPALDGIGDHTAHLAAALAAEGASVRVWTAQPEATSIPGVEVVRAFRYPPRRGVRALVAAVSADPPDWLVVQFNQFSYGRWGLNPFLPIALHLLRRRCPSMRLAVMFHEDFVPPSSWKNRVFRLWQIPQFRALGRMADVVAFSIQPWVARYRSWFPQAQVVHWPVGSNIPDVGCAREEARQRLGLDPETLVVGVFGTIGSGRLTDYIRAAIEQLDNAGVCFAVWYVGPHGERLRAQLPPGVSFRDAGALPGEAVSVHLSAMDLLLAPFVDGASTRRGSMIAGLQHGLAVLSTDGPLTDSMLRAEHGRSLWLTPVGDREAFAGAALELARRSALQEMLGQNARRFYAAQLDWPVLARRVMQTLEEAASNVVVQVS, from the coding sequence ATGCGGATCGGTCTGCTATTTCCGGCATTGCCGCCGGCGCTGGACGGCATCGGGGATCACACGGCGCATCTGGCGGCCGCGCTGGCGGCCGAAGGCGCGTCGGTGCGGGTGTGGACGGCACAGCCGGAGGCCACGTCGATCCCGGGCGTCGAGGTCGTGCGGGCGTTTCGCTATCCACCTCGGCGTGGCGTCCGGGCACTGGTGGCGGCCGTATCGGCCGATCCGCCCGACTGGCTGGTCGTGCAGTTCAATCAGTTCAGCTACGGCCGCTGGGGACTGAACCCATTCTTGCCAATTGCGCTGCACTTGTTGCGTCGCCGCTGTCCCTCGATGCGGCTGGCCGTGATGTTCCATGAGGACTTTGTGCCGCCTTCAAGCTGGAAGAACCGGGTGTTTCGTTTGTGGCAGATTCCGCAGTTTCGGGCGCTGGGACGAATGGCCGACGTGGTGGCGTTTTCGATCCAGCCGTGGGTGGCGCGGTACCGGAGCTGGTTTCCGCAGGCGCAGGTGGTGCACTGGCCGGTGGGGTCGAATATTCCGGACGTGGGCTGTGCGCGCGAGGAGGCACGCCAGCGGCTGGGTCTGGACCCGGAAACGCTCGTGGTGGGGGTGTTCGGAACGATCGGGTCCGGCCGGCTGACCGATTACATCCGGGCGGCCATCGAACAGCTGGACAATGCCGGGGTGTGCTTTGCGGTGTGGTACGTGGGCCCACACGGCGAGCGACTTCGCGCACAGTTGCCCCCCGGTGTTTCGTTTCGGGACGCCGGGGCGTTACCTGGCGAGGCGGTTTCGGTGCATCTTTCGGCGATGGATCTGCTGCTGGCACCGTTTGTTGACGGGGCTTCGACGCGGCGGGGTTCGATGATCGCGGGATTGCAGCACGGGCTGGCCGTGCTCAGCACCGACGGACCGCTGACCGATTCGATGCTGCGGGCCGAGCACGGGCGGTCGTTGTGGCTGACGCCAGTAGGAGACCGCGAGGCGTTTGCCGGAGCGGCGCTGGAGCTGGCGCGACGTTCGGCGTTGCAGGAGATGCTGGGGCAGAACGCCCGGCGTTTCTATGCGGCACAGCTTGACTGGCCGGTACTGGCCCGGCGGGTGATGCAGACGCTGGAAGAAGCGGCCTCGAACGTTGTCGTGCAGGTGTCATGA
- a CDS encoding glycosyltransferase → MKVAILMPLAEQRGGAEQLLRLFLRHAPGAPDAWPLVFFEPGPLVEEARALGFPAQVIRAGRLRQPVRYLQTVRRLARWFRQESLTLVLSWMGKAHLYGGVAARLAGVPAVWFQHGIPMRDSWMDRWITRMPAAGVLACSEAAAAAQRRLRPVRPVVVVHPAAELTAFDPDRLPAPTEARRQLGLPESGPLIGMVGRLQRWKGMHTLVQAMPHILERHPEARAVIVGGRHELEPDYEPWLRSLITRLGLQDRVWLAGFQTDIPLWMQAMDVVVHASDREPFGIVVVEALALGKPVVAGAEGGPREIITEGVDGLLTPYEDAETLARQILRYLDDPDFARRVGEAARRRARDFSPEAFARRVTDVLRDFGEMANRIAPEAHEKRRDG, encoded by the coding sequence ATGAAGGTGGCGATTCTCATGCCCCTGGCCGAGCAGCGCGGTGGGGCCGAGCAGCTTCTGCGCCTGTTTCTCCGCCATGCCCCCGGGGCGCCGGACGCCTGGCCACTCGTGTTTTTTGAACCCGGACCGCTGGTGGAAGAAGCGCGTGCGCTGGGCTTCCCGGCGCAGGTGATCCGGGCCGGTCGGTTGCGGCAGCCCGTCCGCTATCTGCAGACGGTCCGGCGGCTTGCGCGGTGGTTCCGGCAGGAAAGCCTTACGCTGGTGCTGAGCTGGATGGGCAAAGCGCACCTGTATGGCGGCGTGGCGGCCCGGCTGGCAGGGGTCCCGGCGGTCTGGTTTCAGCACGGGATTCCGATGCGGGATTCGTGGATGGATCGATGGATTACGCGGATGCCGGCCGCCGGCGTGCTGGCCTGTTCCGAGGCGGCCGCCGCGGCCCAGCGGCGGTTGCGTCCGGTGCGTCCGGTGGTCGTCGTCCATCCGGCGGCCGAGCTGACGGCGTTTGATCCCGATCGGCTACCTGCACCTACGGAAGCCCGCCGCCAGCTCGGGTTGCCCGAAAGCGGGCCGCTGATCGGTATGGTGGGGCGTCTGCAGCGCTGGAAGGGCATGCATACGCTCGTGCAGGCCATGCCGCATATTCTGGAGAGACACCCTGAGGCCCGGGCCGTGATCGTCGGGGGACGCCACGAGCTGGAGCCGGATTACGAACCCTGGCTGCGCAGCTTGATTACCCGGCTTGGCCTGCAGGATCGGGTCTGGCTGGCGGGGTTTCAGACGGACATCCCGTTGTGGATGCAGGCGATGGATGTGGTCGTGCATGCCTCGGACCGGGAGCCGTTCGGGATCGTGGTGGTCGAAGCCCTGGCGCTGGGCAAACCCGTGGTGGCCGGGGCCGAAGGCGGTCCGCGCGAGATCATTACCGAGGGTGTGGACGGCCTGCTGACCCCCTACGAAGACGCCGAAACGCTGGCCCGACAAATCCTGCGCTATCTGGATGACCCGGATTTTGCCCGACGGGTAGGCGAGGCGGCCCGCCGCCGCGCCCGGGATTTCTCGCCGGAAGCGTTTGCGCGGCGGGTCACGGACGTCCTGCGAGATTTCGGGGAAATGGCCAATCGGATTGCGCCGGAGGCGCATGAAAAACGGCGTGACGGATGA
- a CDS encoding transposase — MDGARYHRRSIRLKGYDYTQPGAYFVTVVTQDRVCLFGEIVDGRMRLNRPGKIVYEEWFRTARLRPYVELRPDEFIVMPNHIHGIIRIVDIIDDNNVGARRRPVGARRRRAPTSGTTLEQFGRPVSGSIPTIIRAFKSATTRRINEWRGTPGARVWQRNYWEHIVRNEKALERIRRYIVTNPARWQMDRENPYR, encoded by the coding sequence ATGGACGGGGCGCGGTATCATCGGCGATCGATTCGCCTGAAGGGATACGATTACACGCAACCCGGTGCCTATTTCGTCACCGTCGTGACGCAGGATCGGGTGTGTCTGTTCGGGGAAATTGTTGACGGACGTATGCGGTTGAACAGGCCGGGTAAAATTGTGTACGAGGAATGGTTTAGAACGGCACGATTGCGGCCCTACGTGGAATTACGCCCGGACGAATTCATCGTCATGCCCAACCATATTCACGGCATCATTCGGATTGTGGATATAATCGATGATAACAATGTAGGGGCACGGCGCCGCCCTGTAGGGGCACGGCGCCGCCGTGCCCCTACATCGGGGACGACGTTGGAACAATTCGGGCGCCCTGTGTCAGGATCGATTCCCACCATCATCCGGGCGTTCAAATCGGCCACCACGCGTCGGATCAACGAATGGCGGGGTACGCCGGGTGCCCGCGTCTGGCAACGCAATTACTGGGAACATATCGTCCGAAATGAAAAGGCCCTGGAACGTATTCGTCGATACATTGTGACCAACCCGGCCCGCTGGCAGATGGATCGTGAAAATCCCTATCGATAA
- a CDS encoding glycosyltransferase family 4 protein has protein sequence MIHLAFITHNVIPGDGQGRVNFELARYFLLRGATVTLFADKVDRRLLEMGASWVPVHTGPLGEAVDLYKVWRFRELSDRILATMDHLFDVIMGCGVVTRFPHTVNAVHFVHGTWLRSPYHPARQSRHPRALYQKLFSQLNAEWEQEAFIQARQIVAVSEMVRDELIAVGVPPERIEVIVNGVDLAEFHPGRADRGRLGLPEGVPLALFVGDIRSTIKNLDGVLHALQQVPALHVAVVGRLPGSPYPALAEQLGVADRVHFLGFRRDVASLMRAVDFFVLPSRRDSCPLVLLEAMASGLPVIVSRQVGTANLVGEAGFVIENPEDHEALAQAMTTLTREPDLRHEMGRKARAVAEEHSWERMASRYAALFERLMGRKFPLPELYTVE, from the coding sequence ATGATTCATCTGGCGTTCATCACGCACAATGTGATTCCCGGCGACGGGCAGGGACGTGTCAACTTCGAGCTGGCGCGCTATTTTCTGCTGCGCGGCGCCACGGTGACGCTGTTTGCCGATAAAGTGGACCGGCGGCTGCTCGAAATGGGCGCTTCCTGGGTGCCCGTGCACACGGGACCGCTCGGCGAGGCCGTCGATCTCTACAAGGTCTGGCGCTTCCGGGAGCTTTCCGATCGCATCCTGGCCACGATGGATCACCTGTTCGACGTGATCATGGGCTGCGGGGTGGTCACGCGCTTTCCGCACACGGTCAACGCCGTCCACTTCGTGCACGGTACCTGGCTGCGTTCGCCCTACCATCCCGCCCGGCAGAGCCGGCACCCCCGCGCGCTGTATCAGAAACTGTTCTCGCAGCTCAACGCCGAGTGGGAGCAGGAGGCGTTCATTCAGGCCCGGCAGATCGTGGCCGTTTCCGAGATGGTACGGGACGAGCTGATTGCCGTGGGGGTGCCGCCGGAGCGCATCGAGGTGATCGTAAACGGGGTGGATCTGGCCGAATTTCATCCCGGTCGGGCCGACCGGGGCCGCCTGGGATTACCCGAAGGAGTGCCGCTGGCGCTGTTTGTGGGCGACATTCGCTCGACCATCAAGAACCTGGACGGCGTGTTGCATGCGCTGCAGCAGGTGCCGGCGCTGCACGTGGCCGTGGTCGGACGGCTGCCGGGCAGCCCGTATCCCGCGCTGGCCGAGCAGCTCGGCGTGGCCGACCGTGTGCATTTTCTGGGCTTCCGGCGCGACGTTGCCTCGCTGATGCGGGCCGTGGACTTTTTCGTGCTGCCCTCGCGGCGCGACTCGTGTCCGCTGGTGCTGCTCGAAGCAATGGCCAGCGGGCTGCCGGTGATCGTTTCGCGACAGGTGGGGACGGCCAACCTGGTGGGCGAAGCCGGCTTTGTGATCGAAAACCCGGAAGATCACGAGGCGCTGGCGCAGGCGATGACCACGCTGACGCGGGAGCCTGACCTCCGACATGAAATGGGTCGGAAGGCCCGGGCCGTTGCCGAGGAGCATAGCTGGGAGCGCATGGCCTCGCGCTATGCGGCGCTGTTCGAGCGGCTGATGGGCCGCAAGTTTCCGTTGCCGGAACTGTACACAGTAGAATAA